Proteins found in one Armatimonadota bacterium genomic segment:
- a CDS encoding cadmium transporter, whose amino-acid sequence MTNTSSQQPSKPQKKTFRVKEMDCADCATGLEQAVRRVPGVQQVKAVFHTGTLWVWTSPEVDESALHKAAQQAGYRLLPHSAHSHGESGHQRVGTVVLASLLGVVAFVLQRQQFSAWLFVPLYLTAIALGGTPTFISGWRAVRQRNLDTNALMSIAVLGAIGLQEWAEATTVVCLFAIGNLLEHLTTERTRRAIRQLMDSAPETATLVTPEGTRTIPADQVQQDDRIRIRAGERFPLDGEVIEGYSDVDQSMITGESRPVPKSPGDTVFAGTLNQTGMVDVRVTHTYENTTLARLIHLVEEAQEHKAPLQHLVDRFARVYTPVVIALAVLLSTIPPLLWGDFERWFFRSLSLLLIACPCALVISTPVALVAALGTASRRGVLIKGGIFVEAMAQVRAMVYDKTGTLTTGKMRVREVQCLDNAPEEQLLAIAAAVETASHHPLAEALREEASQRALSLPPAQHGTVVPGKGVEGVVDGKLCRVGSAEFACTHLVQDMPFLPSGEEEDATQVWVQIDGKTVGRILFEDTRRTEAAEVVRELRRIGINYHVMLSGDTAPIARRIARDLGLDEVRAPLLPEEKVQAVRELRERFGAVAMVGDGMNDAPALKAATVGIAMGAIGSDVAIEAADIALMNDDLRLLPYLVRLSRATVNIIRQNIAFAIGTKLLLLVVAAPGYLPLWLAVMGDTGVSLLVTLNALRLVRHQPSSS is encoded by the coding sequence ATGACGAACACCAGCTCCCAACAACCCAGCAAGCCACAGAAGAAGACCTTCCGCGTGAAGGAGATGGACTGCGCGGACTGCGCAACGGGTCTGGAGCAGGCAGTACGTCGGGTGCCGGGCGTGCAGCAGGTGAAAGCCGTTTTCCACACCGGAACGTTGTGGGTGTGGACCTCACCGGAGGTGGACGAGAGCGCTCTACACAAGGCAGCACAGCAGGCTGGGTATCGGCTTCTGCCCCACTCAGCGCACAGTCATGGGGAGAGCGGGCACCAGCGGGTGGGAACAGTCGTTCTTGCTTCATTGCTCGGCGTGGTGGCTTTCGTCCTGCAGAGGCAGCAGTTTTCCGCATGGCTCTTCGTTCCCCTCTACCTCACAGCGATTGCTCTCGGTGGAACGCCCACTTTCATCAGTGGATGGCGAGCGGTGCGCCAGCGCAACCTGGACACTAACGCGCTGATGAGTATCGCGGTGCTGGGCGCGATAGGTTTGCAAGAGTGGGCAGAAGCCACAACGGTGGTCTGCCTGTTCGCTATCGGCAACCTGCTGGAGCACCTGACGACCGAGCGCACACGTCGCGCCATTCGCCAGCTGATGGATTCCGCCCCGGAGACCGCTACCCTCGTGACTCCGGAGGGCACGCGCACCATCCCCGCCGACCAGGTACAGCAGGATGACCGCATTCGTATCCGTGCCGGCGAGCGATTCCCGCTGGATGGCGAGGTCATAGAGGGTTACTCCGACGTAGACCAGTCCATGATCACGGGTGAAAGCCGTCCCGTACCTAAGTCTCCGGGCGACACGGTGTTCGCCGGCACACTCAACCAGACTGGCATGGTGGACGTTCGCGTGACACATACCTACGAGAACACTACGCTCGCCCGGCTCATCCATCTGGTGGAAGAGGCGCAGGAACACAAAGCTCCGCTGCAGCATCTGGTAGACCGTTTTGCCCGCGTCTACACGCCGGTCGTGATTGCGCTGGCAGTGTTGCTTTCCACGATCCCCCCTCTCCTCTGGGGCGATTTTGAGCGATGGTTCTTCCGCAGCCTGAGCTTATTGCTCATTGCTTGCCCCTGCGCGCTAGTTATTTCTACACCGGTAGCCCTGGTCGCTGCACTGGGAACAGCCTCGCGCCGCGGCGTCCTGATCAAAGGCGGCATTTTCGTAGAGGCGATGGCACAGGTGCGCGCGATGGTCTATGATAAAACCGGCACACTCACCACTGGCAAGATGCGCGTGCGCGAGGTGCAGTGCCTGGATAACGCCCCCGAGGAGCAGCTGCTGGCAATAGCTGCCGCCGTCGAAACAGCGTCTCACCACCCGCTGGCAGAGGCTTTGCGCGAAGAAGCCAGCCAGCGTGCCCTGTCGTTGCCCCCAGCGCAGCATGGCACGGTGGTACCCGGCAAGGGCGTGGAAGGCGTCGTAGACGGCAAGTTGTGCCGCGTCGGTAGCGCGGAATTTGCCTGCACGCATCTGGTTCAGGATATGCCCTTTCTTCCCAGCGGAGAGGAGGAGGACGCCACCCAGGTGTGGGTGCAGATAGATGGTAAAACGGTAGGGCGTATCCTTTTCGAAGACACCCGCCGTACGGAGGCGGCTGAGGTCGTTCGTGAGCTGCGCAGGATAGGTATAAACTACCATGTCATGCTCAGTGGCGACACGGCACCCATTGCGCGGCGCATTGCCCGCGACCTGGGATTGGACGAGGTGCGCGCTCCACTGTTGCCGGAAGAGAAGGTACAGGCGGTGCGCGAACTGCGCGAGCGGTTTGGAGCGGTAGCCATGGTCGGCGATGGCATGAACGATGCTCCCGCGCTGAAGGCAGCAACGGTAGGCATCGCCATGGGCGCCATCGGTAGCGATGTGGCGATAGAGGCAGCAGACATCGCCCTGATGAACGACGATTTGCGCCTCCTGCCCTATCTGGTACGCTTGAGTCGCGCCACAGTGAACATTATCCGGCAAAACATAGCCTTTGCCATTGGCACGAAACTGCTGCTGTTGGTTGTCGCCGCACCGGGATACCTGCCCCTGTGGCTGGCTGTCATGGGCGATACGGGTGTTTCGCTACTGGTAACGTTGAACGCGCTGAGACTGGTAAGGCATCAGCCTTCCTCTTCATAG
- a CDS encoding transcriptional regulator produces MKKRELAIQCAPDEHVDATAVARVQQSLPGSRELMRMREIFAALGDATRLRLLLALSRQPLCVHELSEVLDVSVSAVSHQLRTLKMLRLVTAQRVGKRVYYSLDDMHVQRLLEEGLEHALER; encoded by the coding sequence ATGAAAAAGAGAGAACTCGCCATACAGTGTGCTCCTGACGAGCACGTAGATGCAACCGCCGTCGCTCGTGTGCAACAGTCGCTACCCGGTAGCCGCGAGCTGATGCGCATGAGAGAGATATTCGCCGCACTGGGCGACGCGACCCGCCTGCGTCTGCTGCTGGCGCTGAGCCGTCAACCGCTATGCGTGCACGAGCTGTCCGAGGTGCTGGATGTCAGCGTCAGCGCGGTTTCGCATCAGCTGCGTACGCTGAAGATGCTGAGGTTGGTCACTGCACAGCGCGTCGGAAAACGGGTGTACTACTCGCTGGATGACATGCACGTGCAACGTCTGCTCGAGGAGGGTTTGGAACACGCTCTGGAGCGATAG